The following nucleotide sequence is from Anopheles stephensi strain Indian chromosome 3, UCI_ANSTEP_V1.0, whole genome shotgun sequence.
CGAACGGGTAGAGTATCGATAGAGGCTATAGTCGTAGTTGTCAGATGAATTCCAACTATTAGCCGAATGATAGTGAGACCTTATGAAGGCTCGTCAGAGTTCGAGCCCGATGCTTCCAGTATCTAGTCACCAATCAAAGGGTCTGGTTTGTTTTCGAAATGATTGATCCACTAGCCAAGCATACATATGATGCCTTAAGTTCATGTACAAGAGAGCCTTTTTGCATACCTTaatcagttttatttattggaTAAAAGTGTTCAATGCTTCTAGCTGGTTCTCTGATGCTCCGTACAGGGGACCAAAAGTCTGGAGAAATTGAGAACAGTGACAGCTGTGCAAACATCAGTGTCTAGAgacacttttttaatgatcgTTGAGAAGATTTGGATACTTTCTTTGTAGGACACTTTGCATTGGAAATCTTCCTCACACTGACGTAACACATGCGCTCTGGACACAAAAAGTCGCTAtcggagaaagaaaaacattctaTAAGCTCGTTTCTCGGCGTTCTACGTCAGATCAGTTTCTCATAAGTAGGACGGCTTTCGCGATCGCAAAGTCTTCGAAAAACTGCGCCAAACAATTTATCGATTGTTCGAACTTTGCTCAAACCCGGCCCGCTGTTCGACTATATAAGACAGCTCGCAAAACGTAAACATTTATCATAGTTCATCTGTAAGTCGTTAAGACCTTTATACTGGATCGTTCCCAGCAGCTTGTATTGAAAATGAAAGCCGTGTACGTTCTTGCCATTGCTCTGAGCCTGGCTGTGGTAAGTGTTGTCTTGCGATCCAGTCCCAGCCGCTAGGACGCTCTTCTATTGATACTAACCGCATCGGACGACGCTTTAGGCCACCCAGGCAGCACCTCAGTTCCTGCTGGGCACACTCACCACCCTCTCGCAGACGGTCACCAACCTGGTGACGCAAATCACGACCCTGCTGAACAATGTGCTCGTGTCGGCCGGCTCGACCACCCAGTCCGTGCTGTCGTCGGTGGTTGCGAACGCACTGTCGCTGCTGTTCGGACTAGCCAACTCCACCATCTCGCTGCTGGCCGTTCCACAGGGTGCACTGGCCACGGTCAACACTCTGCTGACCAATGCGCTGAACCAAATCGCAACCGTCGTTGCCGGTGCCGGAACCTCGCTGACCACGCTGGTGCCAGCCCTCGGAACCGTGCAGACCATTCTGTCCACGCTCGTTGCCAACCTGAGCGCGCTCAATCTGACGGCTCTGGTGCCGCTCCAGACGACGCTGACCCAGCTGGCAACTACGCTCGGCAGCGCTGTGAGCCAAATTTCGGGTTAAGCAAAAGGATACGACTAGGATGCATATGATCATGGAACAGTGTTCCGaataaatgtttgcaaaacTTCAAAATACCATCTGACTGACTGGATTGCTGTTCGAATCACTCACAAAGGGAGCTGTATtatgattgcatactttcgggcgCGATCCAGTGAGCGTTGAAATGTTTCGACCGTGTTCTCGGCACTATGGGTTATGTGCGCATGGCCCCTCGGGAATGTGTTGTGGAAATCATAATTTTTTAGGCGGATTAGGGAACTCTAATATCATAGCTTGAGGATGGCTTTCATTGTAGCTGAACGGTTTTAAAAATGTCTCAAGATATGTTTAGTGAGTTTCGGCCGTCTATATTGAGGCCCAGCACTCAACGAAATTCAACATCCATTCCGTTCGTGGGCACGATCTCTGCAGCacacgatcgatcgttcgcCACCCGACCTGCGGCTGGTTCGTCGCCTAGCGAAGCCACGATCAGTTGCAGTCTCTCCGTCGTGCCGTTCGGTCGCTATAGAGTGGTGCGCGTTCCTTCAGCAGACGTTCACGGCCATTGTGGGTGCTTGCAAAATCGGGCTGAGGGCTCGCAATCGAAACGAAACTGAACGACGCCGAATCGAAGTAACGCTCCGTGGTCAATGCTACACTCGCCGGGTGCGTGAGTATCGATGAATTTTAAACGACATTCCCACTGTCGATGCAGCTGATCGTGCAATTATGATCGTGGTGT
It contains:
- the LOC118514026 gene encoding uncharacterized protein LOC118514026 — protein: MKAVYVLAIALSLAVATQAAPQFLLGTLTTLSQTVTNLVTQITTLLNNVLVSAGSTTQSVLSSVVANALSLLFGLANSTISLLAVPQGALATVNTLLTNALNQIATVVAGAGTSLTTLVPALGTVQTILSTLVANLSALNLTALVPLQTTLTQLATTLGSAVSQISG